The Salvia miltiorrhiza cultivar Shanhuang (shh) chromosome 1, IMPLAD_Smil_shh, whole genome shotgun sequence genome has a window encoding:
- the LOC131020247 gene encoding uncharacterized protein LOC131020247: MEELEELRNEAYENARIYKDKVKRLHDSRICHKKLCPGMKVLLFNSRLKLFPGKLKSRWSGPFLLTEVFEHGAVELFNENTKESFRVNGHRVKPYYEHQSSTMVVESHTLHDPLY, encoded by the coding sequence atggaggagttagaGGAGCTACGtaatgaggcgtatgagaatgcaAGGATTTAtaaggacaaagtgaagcgactccatGACAGCCGTATCTGCCataagaagctttgccctgggATGAAGGTActtttgttcaattctcgattGAAGTTGTTCCCGGGTAAGCTGAAATCTCGATGGAGTGGTCCGTTTTTACTTACGGAGGTGTTTGAGCATGGTGCTGTTGAGctattcaatgaaaacacgaaGGAGAGTTTCagagtgaatggccatcgagtgaaaCCGTACTATGAGCACCAGAGCTCGacgatggtggtggagtctcacacTCTGCACGATCCTCTCTACTGA